A region from the Acidiferrobacter sp. SPIII_3 genome encodes:
- a CDS encoding cytochrome b/b6 domain-containing protein, producing MNDKTPGKRVAQGDERPRIWDVPTRAFHWTLAALVAWEWASAHLGHGLMRYHMWGGYAVLTLILFRLSWGFVGSHTARFAHFLRSPRRTWEYIKSWRRGAPDIHGHNPLGGWAVIAFLVSLMVQVGTGLFATDDVLTAGPLNPLVGSRMGDWLTTVHKWNFDVLLALIATHVSAVILHRVIAGHDLVRPMITGRAARPVASPVPSDAFARPWVSVLALALSGLGTWLILQI from the coding sequence ATGAATGATAAGACACCGGGCAAGCGGGTTGCGCAAGGCGACGAGCGCCCGCGGATCTGGGATGTTCCGACGCGTGCGTTTCATTGGACACTGGCGGCGCTCGTGGCCTGGGAGTGGGCCTCGGCCCACCTTGGGCACGGCTTGATGCGCTACCACATGTGGGGCGGCTACGCGGTGCTCACATTGATCCTGTTTCGCCTGTCGTGGGGCTTTGTCGGCAGCCATACCGCGCGCTTCGCGCACTTCCTGCGCTCACCCCGCCGCACCTGGGAATACATCAAATCGTGGCGCCGGGGCGCGCCCGATATCCACGGCCATAATCCGCTGGGCGGATGGGCGGTCATCGCCTTTCTGGTGTCATTGATGGTTCAGGTCGGGACCGGACTTTTCGCAACCGACGATGTCTTGACCGCCGGACCCTTGAACCCGCTGGTCGGTAGCCGCATGGGCGACTGGCTCACGACCGTTCATAAATGGAATTTCGATGTCCTGCTGGCGCTCATCGCCACCCACGTGAGCGCGGTGATCTTGCATCGCGTGATAGCCGGTCACGATCTCGTGCGTCCCATGATCACCGGGCGCGCGGCACGACCCGTGGCGAGCCCGGTCCCGAGTGACGCCTTCGCGCGACCCTGGGTGAGCGTGCTCGCGCTTGCACTCTCGGGCCTCGGGACCTGGCTCATTCTGCAGATCTGA